One genomic region from Nostoc sphaeroides encodes:
- a CDS encoding DUF2382 domain-containing protein, translating into MPLHKLEHFDPNYRETFDGDDVRALDLYTEGGDRVGSVADVLVDDEGHFRYLVIDTSSDFLGKKILLPIGLSRIDYPAKRVYVDGLSRHQVEGLVEYREDMVVDHDYEENVRRVFRSPSSGVNYDRNTYNYQTEPALYGLNEQAHQTFRLYEERLIASKYRIKTGEVTVGKHIETDTASVTVPIQKERVVIERVVPTEAGKVVDPNELKFQEGEVARIEVYEETPEIRKEAFVREEVRVKKVVERETVETQSTIRREELDVDTEGNLQVQEHDTPTHETI; encoded by the coding sequence ATGCCTCTTCACAAACTTGAACATTTTGACCCAAACTATCGAGAAACCTTTGACGGAGACGACGTTAGAGCTTTGGATCTTTACACCGAAGGAGGAGACAGAGTTGGCTCAGTGGCGGATGTTTTAGTTGATGACGAGGGGCATTTCCGGTATTTAGTTATTGATACAAGCTCAGATTTTTTGGGTAAGAAAATATTGCTACCAATTGGTCTTTCCCGGATAGACTATCCTGCAAAACGCGTCTATGTTGATGGGTTAAGCAGACATCAAGTAGAAGGTTTAGTCGAGTACAGAGAAGACATGGTTGTTGATCATGATTACGAAGAAAATGTCCGTCGTGTATTTCGTTCTCCAAGTAGTGGTGTAAATTACGATCGCAATACATACAATTACCAGACAGAACCAGCTTTATACGGGTTGAATGAGCAAGCTCATCAAACTTTTAGACTCTACGAAGAACGATTAATTGCCAGCAAATACCGGATCAAAACCGGAGAAGTAACGGTTGGTAAACATATTGAAACAGATACTGCAAGCGTTACAGTACCTATTCAAAAAGAACGAGTTGTAATTGAGCGAGTTGTGCCAACAGAAGCAGGAAAGGTTGTAGATCCCAATGAACTTAAGTTCCAAGAAGGGGAAGTAGCACGGATAGAAGTATACGAAGAAACCCCTGAGATACGTAAAGAAGCCTTTGTGCGTGAAGAAGTCCGGGTTAAGAAAGTAGTAGAACGAGAGACTGTGGAAACACAAAGCACCATTCGTCGAGAAGAGTTAGATGTTGATACTGAGGGTAATTTACAGGTGCAGGAACATGATACTCCTACACATGAAACTATTTAA
- a CDS encoding DUF2382 domain-containing protein — MVLYKLQDFEPNYRDTFEGHDINGLGVYTQGTDEKVGTVSDVLVDEEGHFRYLVVDLGFWIFGKKVLLPIARTRIDYNVDRVYTIGLTREQAEDLPEFSEREALDYDYEERVRGVYRQPADYVQPVDASLPLEAIAPLDGTYQQPVTPTYNRDSYNYEQEPSLFGLNEQDHQTLRLYEERLIASKRRQKTGEVTIGKHVETDTARVAVPIERERVVIERVTPADAGTAVSGREADFREGEVARIEIHEETPEIRKEAFLREEVRVRKVVDQETVETQETVRREELDVNSGNLPIEER; from the coding sequence ATGGTACTTTACAAATTACAAGATTTTGAGCCTAACTATCGCGATACATTTGAAGGTCACGATATTAATGGACTTGGGGTTTATACACAAGGAACTGATGAAAAAGTTGGTACTGTCAGCGATGTTTTAGTGGATGAAGAAGGTCATTTCCGCTATCTAGTCGTTGATTTAGGCTTCTGGATTTTTGGTAAAAAAGTGTTACTACCAATTGCTCGTACCCGTATTGACTATAATGTTGATCGCGTCTATACAATTGGCTTGACTAGAGAGCAAGCAGAAGATTTACCCGAGTTCAGTGAACGCGAAGCGCTTGATTATGATTATGAAGAACGGGTGCGTGGGGTATATCGCCAACCCGCAGACTACGTACAACCTGTAGATGCATCATTACCATTGGAAGCGATCGCACCACTGGATGGAACCTATCAGCAGCCGGTTACGCCAACTTACAATCGTGATAGCTACAATTACGAACAAGAGCCTTCTTTATTCGGGTTAAATGAGCAAGATCATCAAACTTTGAGATTGTATGAAGAACGGCTAATTGCCAGCAAACGTCGCCAAAAAACTGGAGAAGTAACGATCGGTAAGCACGTTGAGACTGATACTGCACGCGTTGCAGTGCCAATAGAAAGAGAGCGAGTTGTAATTGAACGTGTAACTCCAGCAGATGCAGGTACTGCCGTTTCTGGGCGTGAAGCAGACTTCCGTGAAGGCGAAGTTGCTCGCATAGAAATTCACGAAGAAACTCCTGAAATTCGCAAAGAAGCATTTTTGCGTGAAGAAGTCAGAGTTAGAAAAGTGGTTGATCAAGAGACAGTTGAAACTCAAGAAACCGTGCGTCGTGAAGAGTTAGATGTGAATTCTGGTAATCTTCCCATTGAAGAACGCTAA
- a CDS encoding YsnF/AvaK domain-containing protein has product MTKNIGQANSDSQTSTSLADLRKKVNNFAVFDQQGQLVGVVHDLIVDANRRLNLVISNQVNQQTLESGQQLADKHPSLFRLQSQRIKKIDKPTKSVFIDLSKSEIEYMPEYLETETPGDSTISENSTEQLGNYQTTNSPVEPVNIDEATEEQIIRLLEERLVVESSKRKVGEVIVRKEIETRMIQVPVRREKLIVEQISPEHKQLAEIDLGEEEISGIDLTEVERLEVQHFGSGLMVSGEFSSPKTASLLLNAIALEQNHGCNQVRVTIAVEDESHQKKYQEWFDRCSKGQQPNPEK; this is encoded by the coding sequence ATGACAAAAAACATTGGACAGGCAAACTCGGACTCTCAGACTAGCACCTCATTAGCAGATTTAAGAAAGAAGGTGAATAATTTTGCTGTGTTCGATCAGCAAGGCCAGCTAGTAGGAGTAGTTCATGACTTAATTGTGGATGCTAATCGCCGATTAAACTTAGTTATATCTAATCAAGTCAATCAACAAACTCTAGAATCTGGTCAGCAGTTAGCTGATAAACATCCTTCTTTATTTAGGTTGCAAAGCCAGAGAATAAAAAAAATAGACAAGCCGACTAAATCTGTTTTCATAGACTTAAGTAAATCAGAAATCGAATATATGCCTGAATATTTAGAAACAGAAACACCAGGCGATAGCACAATATCAGAAAACTCAACTGAGCAATTAGGTAATTATCAAACTACAAATAGCCCAGTTGAGCCAGTAAATATAGATGAGGCTACGGAAGAACAGATTATTCGTTTACTAGAAGAACGACTAGTTGTTGAAAGCAGTAAACGTAAAGTTGGTGAGGTGATTGTTCGCAAAGAAATCGAAACCCGGATGATACAAGTTCCTGTCCGGCGCGAAAAGTTGATTGTAGAACAAATTAGCCCAGAACATAAACAACTTGCAGAAATTGATTTAGGAGAAGAGGAAATTTCTGGTATTGACTTAACGGAAGTAGAAAGACTTGAAGTTCAGCATTTTGGCAGTGGTTTAATGGTAAGTGGTGAATTTAGCTCACCTAAAACTGCTAGTTTATTGTTGAATGCGATCGCACTAGAGCAAAATCACGGCTGCAACCAGGTGCGAGTGACCATCGCTGTTGAAGATGAGTCACACCAGAAAAAATACCAGGAGTGGTTTGACCGATGTTCTAAAGGTCAGCAACCAAACCCTGAAAAATGA
- a CDS encoding ion channel, producing the protein MKFRLKRLSLKKKQRLIPPIQIQVRDGKVEIMGMGAWHSYWRDPYHLLLTIPWTGFIILICTFYITINALFALAYLIGGDCIANARPGSFLDVFFFSVQTLASIGYGAMYPKTTYANIIVTIEAMIGLVGIAVMTGLAFARFSRPTARVLFSRVAVITPHNAMPTLIFRSANQRRNMILEAQMRVYLMRDDITSEGQFMRRFYDLKLLRNQTPSFTLSWSVMHVIDEFSPLYGMTPESLTQTNTILIVSLSGIDETVAQVVHARHTYGANDILWNNQFVDIFHHTPDGHRYIDYNRFHDVLPLDENS; encoded by the coding sequence ATGAAATTTCGACTGAAGAGACTTTCACTGAAGAAAAAACAGCGTCTGATCCCACCTATTCAGATTCAAGTTCGAGATGGAAAAGTTGAGATTATGGGTATGGGTGCATGGCATTCTTACTGGCGCGATCCCTACCATCTGCTGCTAACGATTCCCTGGACTGGCTTTATAATCCTGATTTGTACTTTCTATATAACTATTAATGCTCTATTTGCCCTAGCTTACTTGATCGGAGGAGATTGTATTGCTAACGCCCGACCTGGCTCTTTTTTAGATGTCTTTTTCTTTAGCGTGCAAACCCTAGCATCCATCGGCTATGGGGCAATGTATCCTAAAACAACTTACGCCAACATTATTGTCACCATTGAAGCAATGATCGGTTTGGTGGGAATTGCTGTGATGACGGGACTAGCGTTTGCTCGATTCTCCCGACCTACAGCCCGTGTGCTTTTTAGTCGTGTAGCAGTGATTACACCTCATAATGCAATGCCTACTCTCATATTTCGCAGCGCTAATCAGCGTCGCAATATGATTCTGGAGGCGCAGATGCGAGTCTACTTAATGCGCGACGATATAACCTCAGAAGGGCAGTTCATGCGTCGGTTCTACGACCTGAAACTGCTGAGGAACCAAACACCTAGCTTCACCTTAAGCTGGTCGGTGATGCATGTCATTGATGAGTTTAGTCCTTTATATGGGATGACACCAGAATCGTTAACCCAGACAAATACTATACTAATCGTCTCTTTGAGTGGCATTGATGAAACGGTTGCACAGGTTGTCCATGCCCGTCATACTTATGGTGCTAATGATATTTTGTGGAATAATCAATTTGTCGATATCTTCCATCACACACCCGATGGACATCGCTACATTGATTACAACCGCTTCCACGATGTTTTACCTTTAGATGAAAACAGTTGA
- a CDS encoding alpha/beta hydrolase, producing the protein MKKFLRYLGLGFLSTFLTATPGLGAERINFYYPPFGEFSLSVDSLETFAKVGKIDQDFSFYASRATPQQLAQLRELLQQRFNVTPTLVSQVTYSPIGEEVVQQLGKLLLTESRQNGFYAIRASLILAAADREGLTVVNLLRKFPSNTVRVNFTEGLKIVDDLSQLLKKRDEVFASLQKEAIAQSANSKTDLSQQPDLRSPGKFRWQKKTFELNDFSRNRRLPVDIYLPEAGSQNTKELSSPPFPLIVISHGLASDRSTFVYLAEHLASYRFAVAVLEHPGSNAERFQQYFAGLAGAPDPTEFINRPLDIKYLLNELERLDKSDPSLQGKLNFQQIGAIGQSFGGYTVLTLAGAKINFNQLRQNCNSNYSSFNLSLLLQCEANKLPLRNYELKDDRIKVIMAINPIDSLVLGEAGVSQIKIPVMLVAGSQDIFAPPVFEQIRPFTWLSNSNKYLALIENATHFSAIGETTSGNNVLPVPAALLGPDRAPVYSYLNALSVAFLSTHLLNRPEYRSYLQPSYAKFISKEPLNLSILQSLSADQFNQIWNGSAPLEKSKVDPERSRRVKSQIKD; encoded by the coding sequence ATGAAAAAATTTCTGAGATACCTGGGTTTAGGTTTTCTATCTACGTTTTTGACTGCAACTCCTGGATTGGGAGCTGAACGCATTAACTTTTATTACCCTCCCTTCGGCGAATTCTCCTTGTCTGTGGACTCGCTGGAAACTTTTGCAAAAGTTGGCAAAATCGATCAAGATTTTTCATTTTATGCTAGCCGTGCTACGCCCCAACAACTCGCTCAACTGCGGGAGCTGCTTCAGCAAAGGTTCAATGTCACTCCTACATTAGTATCTCAAGTTACCTACTCACCTATAGGCGAAGAAGTGGTGCAACAGCTAGGAAAATTACTCCTCACTGAGTCTCGACAGAATGGCTTCTATGCCATACGTGCCTCTTTGATTTTGGCTGCTGCCGATCGAGAAGGTTTAACGGTTGTAAATTTGCTGCGGAAATTTCCTAGCAATACTGTCCGGGTGAATTTTACAGAGGGGTTAAAGATAGTTGATGACTTGTCACAATTGCTCAAAAAAAGAGATGAAGTTTTTGCCTCTCTTCAAAAAGAAGCGATCGCTCAATCAGCCAATTCAAAAACTGACTTATCACAACAGCCAGATTTGCGATCGCCTGGAAAATTTCGCTGGCAGAAAAAAACCTTCGAGCTAAATGACTTTTCTCGCAATCGCCGTCTACCCGTAGATATTTATCTGCCGGAAGCCGGTTCACAAAACACTAAAGAACTTTCCTCGCCTCCCTTTCCTCTGATTGTAATTTCTCATGGCCTCGCCTCAGACCGCTCTACCTTTGTCTACCTGGCTGAACATCTAGCATCATACCGTTTTGCCGTTGCTGTACTGGAACACCCTGGTAGTAATGCCGAACGCTTTCAACAATATTTTGCGGGTTTGGCAGGAGCGCCAGATCCAACAGAATTTATCAATCGACCTTTGGATATCAAATATCTCCTCAATGAACTCGAACGTCTGGACAAATCTGATCCCAGCCTCCAAGGAAAACTCAATTTTCAGCAAATTGGCGCGATCGGTCAATCCTTTGGTGGTTATACCGTTTTGACTCTAGCAGGAGCAAAGATTAACTTTAACCAACTGAGGCAAAACTGTAATTCTAATTATTCATCCTTTAATTTGTCGCTCTTGTTGCAGTGTGAAGCAAATAAATTACCCTTAAGAAATTACGAACTCAAAGACGATCGCATCAAGGTGATCATGGCGATTAATCCAATTGACAGCTTAGTTTTGGGTGAGGCCGGAGTGAGTCAAATTAAAATTCCGGTAATGCTGGTAGCAGGTAGTCAAGATATTTTTGCCCCACCTGTATTTGAGCAGATTCGCCCCTTTACCTGGCTTTCTAACTCCAATAAGTATCTAGCTTTGATCGAAAACGCCACCCACTTTTCGGCGATCGGAGAAACTACTTCTGGAAATAATGTCTTACCAGTGCCAGCTGCCTTGCTGGGCCCCGATCGCGCCCCTGTTTATTCCTATCTCAACGCCCTCAGCGTAGCTTTTTTGTCAACCCATCTCCTTAACCGCCCTGAATACCGTTCCTATTTACAGCCTTCCTACGCCAAATTTATCAGTAAAGAACCGCTTAATCTCAGTATTTTACAGTCGTTGTCGGCAGATCAATTCAATCAAATTTGGAATGGATCAGCCCCTTTGGAGAAGTCAAAAGTTGACCCTGAGCGCAGTCGAAGGGTCAAAAGTCAAATTAAGGATTAA
- a CDS encoding Npun_F5749 family FMN-dependent PPOX-type flavoprotein has product MTLAPWRSAIAHALHRNRSLVYARYLQLATVQPNGRPANRTLVFRGFLEDTNQLKFITDTRSAKADQIQQQPWAEVCWYFPNTREQFRITGCLTLVGNDDSHQDLQPARISIWQELSDAARLQFAWPHPGKPIENPEAFTPPAPDPVQPLPNFCLLLLDPVQLDHLELRGEPQNRRFYRRDENQEWFCEEINP; this is encoded by the coding sequence ATGACTCTTGCTCCTTGGCGAAGCGCGATCGCTCATGCACTCCATCGCAACCGCAGCCTTGTTTATGCCCGTTACCTCCAACTAGCAACAGTGCAGCCGAACGGTCGTCCCGCTAATCGTACCCTAGTCTTTCGCGGTTTTCTAGAAGATACAAACCAGCTAAAATTTATTACTGATACTCGTAGCGCTAAAGCCGACCAGATACAGCAACAACCTTGGGCAGAAGTTTGCTGGTACTTCCCCAATACACGCGAACAATTCCGAATCACTGGCTGTTTGACTCTGGTAGGTAATGATGATTCGCACCAAGATTTACAGCCAGCCCGCATTTCCATTTGGCAAGAACTGAGTGATGCTGCACGTTTACAGTTTGCTTGGCCGCATCCTGGTAAACCCATTGAAAACCCAGAAGCTTTTACACCACCAGCACCCGACCCCGTGCAGCCATTGCCTAATTTTTGTCTACTGCTACTCGATCCAGTGCAACTAGACCACTTAGAATTACGCGGCGAACCACAAAATAGAAGGTTTTATCGCCGGGATGAAAATCAAGAATGGTTTTGTGAAGAAATTAATCCTTAA
- a CDS encoding isopenicillin N synthase family dioxygenase, whose product MVTIPIIDLTAFNNGNTITRQNIIKQIYQACHEIGFIYLQNSGISKDIIRQVFTYSKYFFNLPLEVKQKQAWSDEFNNTGYVGIERERLDPNKPGDLKEAFNVNKQAAIKIDASIVAFYDSCTELANTVLQAYALALELPEDFFIKRHNQQNHTLRSLHYPPLQTPPKPGQVRAGEHSDYGSITLLFQDDVGGLEVQTASGEWIAAPAIADTVVVNTGDLMQRWTNDMFCSTKHRVMIPSNNKVKQSRYSIAFFCHPNDDTEIACLESCQKEKSPIYPPILAGEYLLSRLQATYGNS is encoded by the coding sequence ATGGTTACAATTCCAATAATAGATTTAACTGCCTTTAACAATGGCAACACAATAACTCGGCAAAATATTATCAAACAAATCTATCAAGCTTGCCATGAAATTGGCTTCATTTACTTGCAGAATTCAGGAATATCAAAAGACATAATCAGGCAAGTATTTACTTACAGCAAATATTTCTTCAATTTACCCTTAGAAGTTAAGCAAAAGCAAGCTTGGAGTGATGAGTTTAATAATACAGGATACGTCGGTATTGAGAGAGAACGTCTTGACCCGAACAAACCAGGCGACTTGAAGGAGGCGTTTAATGTAAACAAACAAGCGGCTATAAAAATAGATGCTTCTATTGTCGCCTTTTATGATAGTTGTACAGAACTTGCTAACACAGTGTTACAAGCTTATGCTTTGGCGTTGGAATTGCCAGAAGATTTTTTTATAAAAAGACACAATCAACAAAATCATACCTTGCGATCGCTCCATTATCCCCCATTGCAGACACCACCCAAACCCGGACAGGTACGTGCTGGTGAGCATTCCGATTATGGCAGTATTACTTTACTTTTCCAAGATGACGTTGGCGGGTTGGAAGTACAGACAGCATCTGGTGAGTGGATTGCTGCACCTGCGATCGCTGATACTGTGGTAGTTAATACTGGCGATTTAATGCAACGATGGACAAATGATATGTTTTGCTCAACCAAGCATCGGGTAATGATTCCCAGTAATAACAAAGTGAAGCAGTCCCGTTATTCTATCGCTTTTTTCTGTCATCCTAATGATGATACAGAAATAGCTTGTCTGGAAAGTTGCCAGAAAGAGAAATCGCCTATTTATCCCCCTATCTTGGCGGGAGAATATCTTTTAAGTCGTTTACAAGCAACTTATGGTAATTCGTAA
- a CDS encoding NAD(P)/FAD-dependent oxidoreductase, translated as MKTYDWIVVGGGIAGAALAYELVKTGFAVLLLEQYGTPQNATRYSYGGLAYWSGTTPVTSLLREEAIARYHILSQELDADIQFRELDLLLTISAANDPEATAASYNHFAIPPCLLSVQEACELEPLLNREAISGALTVKHGHIHPEKTSLAYIQAFLRAGGEMQITQVLQVLQDGVKTTTATFHSAKVVICAGGLSRQLLKSAGIPVKLYFTHAEIIETPPVDVQLRTLVMPANLQRFQLEAESTQVDELWNQPGNEPVPPILDAGAIQFQDGSFRIGQISRVLTDPYAKVNSEASEKWLRKSVGEVLPALENLPGTWHHCLVAFSSDRLPLIGTIPGMKSVYLFSGFSNPLVIIPPLAKRFANFASGKEDEIIIQL; from the coding sequence ATGAAAACCTACGACTGGATTGTGGTTGGCGGTGGGATTGCGGGTGCTGCACTGGCTTATGAATTAGTAAAAACAGGTTTTGCTGTTCTTTTGTTGGAGCAATACGGCACACCACAGAATGCAACTCGTTATAGTTATGGTGGGCTTGCTTATTGGTCGGGTACTACACCAGTAACTAGTCTATTGCGTGAAGAAGCGATCGCGCGTTACCATATCCTATCTCAAGAGTTAGACGCTGATATCCAGTTTCGGGAACTAGATTTATTACTTACTATTTCAGCCGCTAATGACCCAGAAGCAACGGCTGCATCATATAATCATTTTGCCATTCCACCCTGTTTATTGAGTGTCCAAGAAGCTTGTGAGTTGGAACCATTGCTAAATCGAGAGGCGATATCTGGTGCTTTAACTGTCAAACACGGTCATATCCACCCAGAAAAAACATCACTTGCTTATATCCAAGCCTTTCTGCGTGCTGGGGGTGAAATGCAGATTACTCAAGTATTGCAAGTACTGCAAGATGGTGTAAAAACAACTACTGCAACTTTCCACAGTGCAAAGGTTGTCATCTGTGCGGGTGGACTCAGCCGCCAGCTTTTAAAATCTGCTGGTATTCCCGTCAAGCTGTATTTTACCCACGCAGAAATTATTGAAACTCCACCTGTGGATGTGCAGTTACGCACCTTAGTTATGCCAGCTAATCTGCAACGATTTCAACTAGAAGCTGAATCTACTCAAGTTGATGAATTGTGGAATCAACCAGGTAATGAGCCAGTACCGCCAATTTTAGATGCGGGGGCGATTCAGTTTCAAGATGGTAGCTTTCGCATCGGTCAAATTAGCCGCGTTCTCACAGATCCTTATGCCAAGGTAAACTCAGAGGCGAGTGAAAAGTGGTTGCGAAAAAGTGTCGGTGAAGTTTTACCAGCTTTGGAGAATTTACCAGGAACTTGGCATCATTGCTTGGTGGCATTTAGTAGCGATCGCCTACCCTTGATTGGTACTATCCCAGGTATGAAGAGCGTTTATCTATTCTCTGGTTTTAGCAATCCTTTGGTGATTATACCACCTTTGGCAAAGCGCTTTGCTAATTTTGCATCTGGCAAGGAAGATGAGATTATTATCCAGCTATAG
- the urtA gene encoding urea ABC transporter substrate-binding protein → MRRQFNRRKFLIYGSLTFGSSFFLKACANNSPTAPESPAASPTASPAATGGTIKVGILHSLSGTMAISEKSVVDAEKLAIKEINANGGVLGKQIEAVTEDGASNWDTFREKATKLIDQDKVTVVFGCWTSASRKNVKPVFESKNHMLWYPVQYEGQECSKNIFYTGAAPNQQIEPSVDWLLKNKGKEFFLVGSDYVFPRTANTIIKAQLEALGGKTVGEDYLPLGNTEVTPIITKIKQNLPNGGVIYNTLNGDSNVAFFKQLKGAGLTPEKYPSMSVSIAEEEVKAIGVEYLKGHYAAWNYFQTVDTPANKKFVAAFKKEYGENRVTNDPMEAAYIAVYLWKQAVEKAGTTDIAKVSAAAYGQTLDAPEGKVTMDANHHISKVVRIGQVRQDGLFDIVYATPTAVEPVPWNQFVKETKGFACDWSDPAKGGKYKKA, encoded by the coding sequence ATGAGAAGACAATTTAACAGACGTAAGTTTTTAATCTACGGTTCTTTAACTTTTGGAAGCAGCTTTTTTCTGAAGGCTTGCGCGAATAATTCCCCAACTGCTCCAGAGAGTCCAGCCGCATCTCCTACTGCATCTCCAGCTGCGACTGGTGGCACAATCAAAGTAGGTATTTTGCACTCCCTTAGTGGCACAATGGCTATTAGTGAAAAAAGCGTTGTCGATGCTGAAAAATTAGCAATCAAAGAAATTAACGCGAATGGTGGTGTCTTAGGTAAACAAATTGAAGCAGTTACCGAAGATGGTGCTTCTAACTGGGATACTTTTAGAGAAAAGGCAACTAAGTTAATTGATCAAGATAAAGTCACTGTAGTTTTTGGTTGTTGGACATCTGCTAGCCGCAAGAATGTGAAGCCAGTATTCGAGAGCAAAAATCACATGCTCTGGTATCCTGTGCAATATGAAGGTCAAGAGTGTTCTAAAAATATTTTCTACACTGGTGCTGCGCCAAATCAACAAATTGAACCATCTGTTGATTGGCTGTTAAAAAATAAAGGCAAAGAATTCTTCTTAGTTGGTTCTGACTACGTTTTTCCCCGCACTGCTAACACAATTATTAAAGCCCAATTAGAAGCTTTGGGCGGAAAAACAGTTGGTGAGGATTATTTACCTCTTGGCAATACAGAAGTTACGCCTATCATTACTAAAATAAAACAAAATTTGCCCAATGGTGGCGTGATTTATAACACCCTAAATGGTGATAGCAATGTTGCTTTCTTCAAACAATTGAAAGGGGCTGGATTGACACCAGAAAAATATCCCTCTATGTCTGTCAGTATTGCTGAAGAAGAAGTAAAAGCAATTGGTGTAGAGTATCTCAAAGGTCACTATGCAGCTTGGAACTATTTCCAAACAGTAGACACGCCTGCTAATAAGAAGTTTGTCGCAGCTTTCAAGAAAGAGTACGGTGAAAATCGGGTAACAAATGACCCAATGGAAGCAGCATACATCGCCGTTTATTTGTGGAAGCAAGCAGTAGAAAAAGCTGGCACTACGGACATAGCGAAAGTCAGTGCTGCGGCCTATGGTCAAACTCTTGATGCGCCTGAAGGTAAAGTGACAATGGATGCCAATCATCACATATCTAAAGTTGTGCGGATTGGTCAAGTTAGACAAGATGGTTTGTTTGATATTGTTTATGCTACTCCGACAGCCGTTGAGCCGGTTCCTTGGAATCAATTTGTCAAAGAGACTAAGGGATTTGCTTGTGATTGGAGTGACCCGGCTAAGGGTGGTAAGTACAAGAAAGCCTAA
- a CDS encoding ABC transporter permease subunit, producing the protein MLAGFLEAVFNGISIGAVLLIAALGLAIIFGLMGVINMAHGELMMFGAYTTFVVQNVCKQLGGVWFEIYIFLALIIAFIFTAAVGLILERGVIRYLYGRPLETLLATWGVSLIFQQFVRSVNWVLVICVCLFSLLFFGGLWILNSRTVGRVRNWIVAVIFLLSLGVTITTGNLLSQTYQLAVTQPWFGAQNVDVTAPTWLQAGMSLGGVQLPFARLFIIALTIICVAGIYLFLQRSSWGLRIRAVTQNRSMSACLGIPTQKVDAITFALGSGLAGVAGCAISLLGSVGPNTGQNYIIDTFMVVVVGGVGNLGGTIVAALGIGTANFLIGSGTLALLLSPVKPLADLFSFFATTSMAKVMVFALIIVFLQWKPGGIFPQKGRTVDV; encoded by the coding sequence GTGTTGGCAGGATTCTTAGAAGCTGTATTTAATGGTATTAGTATTGGCGCGGTATTATTAATCGCCGCGTTGGGACTAGCTATTATATTTGGATTGATGGGTGTCATTAATATGGCACATGGTGAATTGATGATGTTCGGCGCTTATACTACATTTGTTGTGCAAAATGTCTGTAAGCAATTGGGTGGAGTGTGGTTTGAAATCTATATATTTTTGGCTTTGATTATCGCTTTTATATTCACAGCTGCTGTGGGATTAATTCTAGAAAGAGGCGTGATTCGTTATCTCTATGGACGACCTCTAGAAACTCTCTTGGCAACTTGGGGAGTAAGTTTGATTTTTCAACAGTTTGTTCGCAGCGTAAATTGGGTATTGGTAATTTGTGTATGCTTATTTTCTCTGTTGTTTTTTGGAGGTTTATGGATTTTAAATTCTCGCACTGTGGGAAGAGTTCGTAACTGGATTGTGGCGGTAATATTTTTATTATCGCTGGGGGTGACAATCACAACGGGCAATTTATTGAGTCAAACTTATCAGTTAGCAGTTACTCAACCTTGGTTTGGCGCTCAAAATGTGGATGTAACTGCACCAACTTGGTTACAAGCAGGGATGTCTTTAGGTGGTGTGCAATTACCCTTTGCCAGATTATTTATTATTGCTTTAACAATAATCTGTGTGGCAGGAATTTATTTATTTTTACAACGTTCTAGCTGGGGTTTAAGAATTCGGGCTGTGACGCAAAATCGGAGTATGAGTGCTTGTTTGGGTATCCCAACTCAAAAGGTTGATGCGATTACTTTTGCACTAGGTTCTGGTTTAGCTGGTGTGGCTGGATGTGCGATTAGTTTACTCGGTTCTGTGGGGCCAAATACGGGACAAAACTATATTATTGATACTTTTATGGTGGTTGTAGTTGGAGGTGTGGGGAATTTAGGCGGGACGATTGTGGCGGCGTTGGGTATTGGTACGGCTAATTTTTTAATTGGTTCTGGGACTTTGGCTTTGTTGTTGAGTCCTGTTAAGCCTTTGGCTGATTTGTTTAGCTTTTTTGCAACGACGAGTATGGCTAAGGTGATGGTGTTTGCGCTGATTATTGTGTTTTTACAGTGGAAGCCTGGGGGGATTTTTCCGCAGAAGGGACGTACTGTTGATGTTTAA